Genomic DNA from Anaerohalosphaeraceae bacterium:
GCTTATCGGTATGATGAGAAAAACTCTGGAGCCAAAGAAAAATGAAGCTGCGAAAATGGAGATTAGATTTCCTGAAACTCCTTTTTGTGCCGATTCTTTTTGTGGTGGTGTTTGTCCGGCCCGCCTGGTCGCTCGATTCCTATCGGGCTTTTTTTATTGAATTGCTCGGGTATCTGTTTTTGCTGAGCGGTTTGACCGTCCGGATTTGGTGTATTTTTTATATCGGAGGGCGAAAAACCCGAGAACTGATTGCCGAGGGGCCGTATTCAATCTGCCGCAATCCGCTGTATGTGGGGACGTTTCTGCTGTCCATCGGTGTCGGGCTGTGTTTTGAAAATCTTCTGATGCTTTTGCTGGTGCCGGCGGTGATTATTCCGGTTCATTTTCTTACCGTCATCATGGAAGAAAGGCATTTGAAGGAAAGGTTTGGTACGGCTTATCTGGAGTACCAAAAGAAGGTTCCCCGATTCTGGCCCCGTTTTTCCGCCTATCACAGCCCTGAATACGTTGAAGTAAATGTGAAGGCGGTTCGGCGGATTGCCTTGGATACAATCGGCGTCTTGCTGCTGCCGCAGGTGGAAGACTTTTTGGAGCTGCTGCACGAACACAATATTCTGCCGGTTTTGTGGCATTTTCCTTCTTAGTGATTCGGGAGTTC
This window encodes:
- a CDS encoding isoprenylcysteine carboxylmethyltransferase family protein codes for the protein MKLRKWRLDFLKLLFVPILFVVVFVRPAWSLDSYRAFFIELLGYLFLLSGLTVRIWCIFYIGGRKTRELIAEGPYSICRNPLYVGTFLLSIGVGLCFENLLMLLLVPAVIIPVHFLTVIMEERHLKERFGTAYLEYQKKVPRFWPRFSAYHSPEYVEVNVKAVRRIALDTIGVLLLPQVEDFLELLHEHNILPVLWHFPS